One genomic window of Actinoplanes lobatus includes the following:
- a CDS encoding MarR family winged helix-turn-helix transcriptional regulator → MSDPTSAPWLSDDEQRAWMALTTVLTTLPAAIDAQLKRDSGLNFFEYTILSSLAQAPGRALRMNSLAHLACASPSRLSHAVSRLEKHGWATRRTTDSPEGRWVEAVLTDAGATAVTAAAPAHVREARRLVFDVLTPEQVEQLTRIGYQLLRAAAPHLTACLEVPAARPPD, encoded by the coding sequence GTGAGCGACCCCACATCCGCCCCCTGGCTCTCCGACGACGAGCAGCGCGCGTGGATGGCGCTCACCACGGTGCTCACCACACTTCCCGCCGCGATCGACGCGCAGCTCAAGCGGGACTCCGGGCTCAACTTCTTCGAGTACACGATCCTGTCCTCGCTGGCCCAGGCCCCCGGCCGGGCGCTGCGCATGAACAGCCTCGCCCACCTCGCCTGCGCCTCACCGTCCCGGCTCTCGCACGCGGTCTCCCGGCTGGAGAAACACGGCTGGGCGACGCGGCGCACCACCGACTCCCCGGAGGGCCGCTGGGTCGAGGCGGTGCTCACCGACGCGGGCGCCACCGCCGTCACGGCGGCCGCACCGGCGCACGTCCGGGAGGCCCGCCGGCTGGTCTTCGACGTGCTCACCCCGGAGCAGGTGGAGCAGCTCACCCGGATCGGCTACCAGCTGCTGCGGGCCGCCGCGCCGCACCTCACAGCCTGTTTGGAGGTTCCCGCGGCCCGGCCGCCGGACTAG